In the Castor canadensis chromosome 1, mCasCan1.hap1v2, whole genome shotgun sequence genome, TTCCAAGCCCCTCCACCTTCAATTAAAAATGAGTGCCAGGGTAAAAGTAATTGTCATTCTCATTCTTGCTGTAGAGATGACCTGATTTCAGGCTATTGAAAATGTTCTCCTTTCCTAAAAACCTTTCATATCGCCTTCCTACATTGTAGTGTATTGCCTAAATTCTTCTTTGCCCATATTCAAGGACCTAGGTAGATAACCATGTCAAATTTCCAATAACAACAACATTACATACGTCTTTCATGTATGCAATTTTTATTTAGCAATTATAActcaaaaaaatctggaaaagtaaataaaagagtcATTATTTTGTTGTCAAAAAAGATTACAGTAAAAATATCTAGTGTATATGACATTCAAAAACTGTTATTTCTGTTCCTCACTATAGTATTTCtatcacattaaaatattttcaactttctttttgcAGGAAATTCCTCCTAACATCTCTGAGGCAACAATTGACATGATTTTTATTACTGTAGATTATTTATTTTAGgacttctttaaaaaagaataatacgGGGTATTTTGGGTTAGTACTATTGATATTCAATCATATTACTGAATATATAGATAGTTCTTTTGATGTTACTGCTGAGTAGTATGATTTTATGAATACAaaaattcatgaatttattgTTTGATAAATAgtaaatagtttcattttttactattttgaataaAACTGTGAGTAACATGAGTTAATATGTTTTTTTCTGGATACATTTTTTGCAGGCCAGTGAAACAAGAAAGAGATCCATGTAATGAAACAGATGCTcctatattgtatattatttaattATCTGAATGTCTTATTTGATAATTAAACAGacatatgtgcatgtattttGGAATTTCTATTCCTTTATATTGACTTgtttatctatatttttaatgCAGCATTATCTTGTGTACTGTAGGTTTGTTGATTGTCAGTCTTGAAAACAGTACTCTGAGTTTTCTGAATATTGTTTTTGTTAGGATTGTCTTGACTGTTCTGGATCTTTTCCCTACTATAAAGAAGCAGCCTAAAGCTATACACGAAACAACTTGACTTTATGCAATGAGGATAGGTATAGGCCTTTCTCCTCTCACAAGTTATCCATGGCAGTTGTTATTAAAAATGATACTAAAATTTGATGTCTACCTAAGACAAGCCTATTAAAATTGCACCTTGATCTCAACTCCATGGGACTAAATTCCAGGATGAATCCCTTGGAGGCTTACTGAAAGAGGTAAGTTTTCTGTATTTAGCTATCAATCCTCAACATCTCAATGCCACAATGCCTTCCATTGCAGAAAATTTGAATTCTTTGAGAAAATTTGAATTCTTTGAGAAAATTTGAATTCTTTGAGAAAATTCATCAAGAGAGAATGTTTTTCTGTATGAATCAAGATACAAGACAAGAACTGAAGTTATGCATAGCAGGAATATTAGAGATTTTAGAGattttagaaatgtaaaacaaacatTTTGTTAACGTGGAGTACATGTCACTACATATAAGGATAGAGACAAAAGACACATCAATAAAAACACGATTAACCATTTAATGTATCTACATATCTTTAGCCTGTGTAATcatcattatatatttaaaaagtaataatgcCATTCTAGTATATTGACAAATAACTTACCTATTGTTGCATTTTCAATAGGAAAGCAGTGAACTAGGATGCTGTAAATACCAAAGTGTGCTGTAGCATGAGACTATattaaaagacatagaattttCTAATCCTTTTTGCAGTttctaataaaaactttttttaggTATCCAAAATATTCTTGATATATATGTAATGTTATCATAATTTGATTGAAAACCTCATTCTGTTGtgacatatttcattttcttcatactctagggttttgaaaacaaaatttcatgtCATGTTAATTGTCacatatgatttctttcttgcaTCAGGTGTAACTGACACATTCTTCATGGAATAACCTCATTTAACTTTAATACCCAATGACtgctataaaatatatattaataattacATGGTTTAATTTGCTCCATTTTAACTAGTGGAGACTTATATCTAAATCCTGCAAGTCTAAGTTCAACCACAAATTTGGTACGAGTTTTCTTAGTTATAAATACTATGTGTTATAATATGATTATAGACAGCACTGGGGACTTTTATTATCAATCAGtctacaatatttatttattcttgaagTGGAGGACAATATATACAGGTGACATAAGAGGAAATGTTTTAtccagataaagagaaaaatttaagcttttaaaatatttctgctttTCGCAGCTCTCATTAATCTGACACAGTTATTAAACAAAGACATAGATCCACTGTGAAACTAAATATTAAGGATTAAGTGGGGATTTTGAATCCATGCATTAACGTTCTCTTTACAGcgtctttcacttctttgttcctcaggctgtagatcagTGGACTTAGCATAGGAATGACCAGGGTGTAAAACACAGAAGCCATTTTATCAATATCAAAAGTATGGCTGCATTTGGGTTGcaggtaaataaataataatgtccCATAGAATACGACAACTACTGTCAGATGGGAGCTGCATGTGGAGACAGCTTTGTACCTCCCTTCAGTTGAATTCATTCTGAGAATGGCCACAAGAATAAACATGTATGATACTAGAACAATAAAGGGAGAGGACGGCAAATTGCAGCCTGAGAAGATCAAAATGATCAGTTCTAATTCACGTGTGTCAGAACAGACCATGGACATCAGAGGGAGACAATCACAGTAAAAATATCTGATAATATTAGATCCACAGAAGGACAATGTAAACAACTTAACTGTAAGCAATAGTGACACAAAGGTGCTGTAGAGATAGGGAGCAAGTACCAACCCCCAACATACTTTGTCTGACATGATGACCATGTAGAGAAGAGGTTTACAGATGGCTacatagcgatcataggccattGTTGAGAGAATAAACAGTTCAGTGATgatgaaaatctcaaagaatgcCAGCTGGGCAGCACAACCTGTGTAAGAAATTGTGTTCTTGTGTACCATAAAGTTTACCATCATCTTTGGGCCAATGACAGTGGAGTAACCAAGGTCAGTGATTGACAAATGCCCAAGGAAAAAATACTTGGGGGTGTGTAGCTTGGAGTCCAAATGGGTCAAGACAGCCATGCCCAGATTGCCAATCACTGTGACCAAGTATACGATGAGAAAGATTCCAAAGAGTAGCACCTGCAGGCCAGGCTCATTGGTGATtcccaaaagaataaattcagttACCTGTGTCACTATAGTATGATTGAATTTCTCCATATGGTTCATAATGGTAACCTGTGTAAAgtatgaaaaaatacaaattatatctGAAATTCTCTCTTCTAAGATAGTTTACAGCATAGCATGTGAGaaacagaaacattttctttgtctCAAATGCCAAATGGTCAGCCCTTTACTCATCATGCCAAAAAAATCACTCATAGCAACACTCAAGTCATTGAAATCATGGTACAATATGCTTTAAAAGGACAAGATAgtgctggtgaagtagctcaagtggtagagtgcctccctagtaagtgtgaggccctaaattcaaaccctagtaccacaaaaaaaaaaaaaaaaaggacaaagtccTGTTGAAGTGAACCTTTTAATTCCACATCCTTTGATTATGTCAAAATAGTTATCTATTTcattatagctttttaaaatttcaagtaatTCATAAAACAGATACCTATGCCTAAATCATAAATTGTACCTTATTATTAATCATATTTGtttagcaaagcaaaacaaataagacCTTCTACACCATTCATGATTAATCAGGTAGCAATTAGAAATTTCTTACTGTCAGGTACATACATACTTCAATACATTTCGGTTCATTTGCCAAATATAAAATCTAATGCCATATATTCACTTTAGAGTTTTGTTAATATCTATGTCTGCCTTTTCCACATCTGTCCTGTTCTTTCATAATCACTCACTATTTCTAATCATCTCCAATCATCCATTCCTCTTCTGTACGAAAAGGACCAAGGGAATATACTAATTATTGTCAAACATTTCAGGGAGAAATATGAGTAGCGGTCCAGTAGAAAGAATAATACTAATGGCAAGAACTAGAAGAAGCACATTGTGCAGGCAattttctaagcactttacaGGTACGAATTAATAATCTAGTTGTAATCCACACAAATCTAGGTTGTAATAACACTTATtaggtaaggaaactgaactTCAATGAATTAGATAATTTAACAAGGGTCACTCAGGCTTAAATTGTAGAACCAGGATTCAAATAAAGtctttttgctttataaaaaaCATCTGCTAAACACTATAAGGTACCACTTCTCCATGAAGTGCATGCTGAGTAGACTGGAAATGTAGAATACGATGAGAGGAGCATCAAGTAAAATTGATGGACAAAGCTTCTCATCAAAATAGATGACCAAAGCAGtcagttcatttggaaactaaGGTGgtataaataataaacaacatGGAGTATTAGGAATGGTATAACAAGTTTGTCCTTAATATCAAGCCTATGGATGATAGAAAACTACATTAAACACTTTTACAGAGAACAGAGGACCTCTGTATCTTTGGTAATAACCCAA is a window encoding:
- the LOC109678804 gene encoding olfactory receptor 8K1-like, producing the protein MNHMEKFNHTIVTQVTEFILLGITNEPGLQVLLFGIFLIVYLVTVIGNLGMAVLTHLDSKLHTPKYFFLGHLSITDLGYSTVIGPKMMVNFMVHKNTISYTGCAAQLAFFEIFIITELFILSTMAYDRYVAICKPLLYMVIMSDKVCWGLVLAPYLYSTFVSLLLTVKLFTLSFCGSNIIRYFYCDCLPLMSMVCSDTRELELIILIFSGCNLPSSPFIVLVSYMFILVAILRMNSTEGRYKAVSTCSSHLTVVVVFYGTLLFIYLQPKCSHTFDIDKMASVFYTLVIPMLSPLIYSLRNKEVKDAVKRTLMHGFKIPT